GGCGAAGCGCGTGTCGGGCATGTAGCCGTCGTCGGCGAGGGGCGACCACACGCGCGACTCGGGAAGCGCATCCACCACCTCGGTGCGGAAGAAGCTCCCCGCGGCGCCGGCGTCGGCCAGCCGTTCGCGGGCGGCGCGGTACTGGTCCAGCACGCGGCCCACGCGGGTGACCGCGGCGTTCCCCTGGTCGGGGTCCAGCAGGAGCACCCGGAGCTGCGCCGGCCCCAGCCCCAGCGCGCACAGGTGCAGCAGTGGCTCCAGCGCGCGGGCGCCGCTGCCGCCCAGGGCCAGGTACACCAGCGTGCGCTGGCGGTAGTCGGGTGAGAGAAGGTTGGCGCTCATGGCTCACCCCTGGCCCGGGTTCCACCGCGGCCGAGGGCAGCCGCGGTAGTGGAAGAAGCCGCCCGCGCCGGACCACCTGCCCAGCAGCCAGGTGGCGAGCAGCGAGACAACGGCGAACGCGAGAGGCCCCCACACCAGCCCCGCGAGCATCCGAGGGAGGAGGAGGTCGAACGGGAGGTCGACCAGGAACGCCGCCGGGCGCGTGCTGCAGCTGCCGGCACGGGCGTGCACGGGGGAGTACATCCCCACCGCGAGCGGAACGAACAGGCACAGCACCGCCGACACGGCCAGCGTGATCCACCAGCGGACCACGAAGGCGCGGTTCAGGCTCGCGCGCGGAAGGAGGTAGCAGCCCAGCAGCAGCGCCACGACCACGGCCATCGAGACGCTCGCCATCATCTGCCACCGGGCCGCGATCTCGGCCGCGAGGTAGAGGCCGCCGGGGTCAGGCGGATCTCCCGCACGGGGCGGCGGGCAGACGAGGACGGCGCCGATCGGCGGCTGTGCCCACAGGTGAAGGAGCCAGAGCAACATGGGATCTCTTGGCGGTGTGAGTGGATGCCGGCCGGTTCGCGGCGCGGCGACGACGGAATTCCCGGTGCTTCCATCAACGGACGAGCAGGTAGGTCCTGGCCAGCGGGGGCGCGGTGGCGCCCAGCGGGAGGAACGGCTCGAACAGGCGCCCCAGCCCGAAGGTGCGCTCCGCGTCGGCCGCCTCACGCGCCTCGAAGCGGGGAAGCCACGGGGGAGCGCCCGGCGCGCGTGCCTCGATGCGGTAGAGTGTACCGCAGGGTTCGCCCTCACTGACGGAGACGCAGTCGTCGCCGCCGGGGCTGAACACATCGATACCCGATCCGTCGGCGCCGGCGCGCAGGGGTCCGTCGCGGCCGTTCTGGCGCGCCCACGGCGGGGCGGTGGAGTCGGACGTGACCGGGCGGGCGAAGAGCTCCAGGTGCGCGCCGTCGGCGAGCAGGCGGGCCAGGAGCCTACCCGCCGGGGCGGAGGTGTCGGTCGGGACCAGGTTCGCGTGGAAGGGGCGGGTGGCGGGTGAGTCCGCCTCGAGCTTGGGGACCGACGGAGGGCCGGAGAGCCAGACGGCATCGTATCCCACGCCCGGCTCCGGCGCCGCCTGGCCCGGCCGCAGCGTGATCGCGTCGAGTGGGGCGGTGGGGAGTGGATAGCCCCACACGTGCTCGAAAAGCCCGGCGAGCTCGGCCGCGATCCGGATCCCATCCCCCGGCGCGGCGAAGACGAAGGCGTAGAGGGGGCACTGGCGGGCGGAATCGCCCCGCTCGCCCGCCGAGGCGGCGTGGCAGCCGGACGGATCTCCCTGGACGGGCCGGAACGGCGCGCGTGAGACCGCCACGAGGAAGGTCCCGCGTGCCCGGCTCCACCGCAGCGCGAGCTCGCGCATCCTCACGAACTGGCGGTGGGCCAGGTCGGGGTCGCTGCGGCGCGCGTCGCCGATCACCACGTGGCTCCAGGCGAGCAGGGTATCGCGGGCGATGCTGTCCAGTGCCTCCTCCATCTCGGTGTCGCGGTCGCCGTAGAACTCGCGGTTTCCGAGCACGTCGAGCCCGGCGTTCGGCTCCATGCGAACGCTGCTTCCGAACCCGTACACGCGGCGGGGCCCCAGCCGGGCCTGCAGCCCGTCGAACACCGTGCGGTAATCGACGCGGGTGGGATACTTCGGATCGAGAAAGCCGCGCATGCTGCGGCTGCGGTCGGCGTAGACGGCCACGGGATGCGCCAGCGCACCCATCCGCCACCCTCCGCTGTCCGGCGCCTCGACCCAGCTGCGGACCACGTCCTGGGTGCGCGCCTCGCGATCGGGCGGGTGCGGGCACGCGGCCAGCGCCGCTACGCCGGCGAGAAGCGCGCTCCGGGCGCGGAGAGACAACCGGGAGCCGGGGACACGAGAGAGGTCCATGTTCATCCGGAACATGACGGCAATGTCGGAGTAGGCACGTTCACCATTCCATGACGTGTGGAGCCACACCAGGACGGTCGGGACGGGCCGATCGATTCAGGGCTCCGGGTTGACGCTTGCCGGCCAGAACCAACGTCGGGGCGCGGGGGGCCCGACAGGCGGACCGCTGCTCCGTCGGGGCGCTTCTTCGGCACTGCCGCGCGAGGCCGCCGCAAGATCCATCCACGTGCGTGATGCGAAGCCGGCGTTCGCGCAACGCCACTGCTGGCGCCGCGTTCTGCCCCGCCGAGATCCTTTGTCGGCCTCGTCTCTCCGTTTTCCCCGCACCTCTCCGCCGGGGCCTCGGACGGAACGGCCCGTTGCACCTGACGGGTTGCCGAATGCCTTCGTACAGACCAACTTCAAGGTTGCCGCAAGCCCCTCCGCCGCATTCGGCTCATCCGCATTGTTCCCGGCCGCAAAGGGCACCTCCGCCCTGGGGAACCGATCGAACCTTGAATTCGCCGTCCTTTCTGGCGATGGCGGCAAGATTTCGTACTGCGTCTCGTATCACCCGATGCCGTCATGAAAAAATCCAAAGTCCTCTTCTTTGCCGCAGACCCGCATTCCGTCGGGGACGGAGGCACGCCAAGGCTTCAGCTGGACGTGGAGGTACGGGAGATCCGTCAGCGGGTGAGCACGGCCAGCTACCGCGACGATCTTGACTTCGATACGCGCTGGGCCGCGCGCCCGGGCGACCTGCTGCAGGCCCTGGACGAAACCCATCCTCAGGTCGTGCACTTCAGCGGGCATTGCGGTGATGCCGGTCTGGTGCTCGTGGGCTCCGAGGCGTCTCACGGGCACTGCGTGGGCGCTTCGGCGCTCGCACAGCTGTTCCAGGCCTATCGCGGCGACATCCGGGTCGTCGTGCTGAACGCATGCCTTTCCCTTCCACAGGCCAGGGCGATCGCCGCGGTCGTGGGGTGCGCCATCGGCACCCGCACCGAAATCACGGACGCGGCTGCGATTACCTTCAGCTCCTCGTTCTACCGCACCATCGCGTTCGGCAATTCCGTCCAAACCGCTTTTGACAAGGCGCGTGCAGCGCTGGCGGTGGAGCACTTCGAAGAGCGGGAGTGCCCACAGTTGGTGGTGCGTCCAGGGCTGGACGCCTCGAAAGTGTTCGTGGTCAGGCCGAAGCGAAGGCGGGCGGGGTTGGCGGCAGCTGGGCTCGTGGGTGCGGTGCTGGTCGGGGTGAAACTGCTTCACGGTGGAGGGGGAGAGCCGTTCTCGGCCTGCGCCTGGGCCGGAGCACCCCACGCGCTCATGGCGCCGTCCGGGTCTTCGACGGCGGGACCGCCAGGGGTGCAGTCGGATCTCGATCGGGCGAAGCTGGACTACGAAGCGGGGCGGTATGCCGCGGCGTTCCCCGTCTTCAGGCGCCTTGCGAAGAGCGGGAACCCCGAAGCAATGGGATTTCTCGGAGTCATGTTTTTGCGGGGGCAGGGAACCAGGGCATACCCCGACTCGGGGGTCCACTGGCTGCACGAGGCGGCGGAGAGGGACGATGCGCGTGGAATGACCGAGCTGGGCTCCGCGTACCAGAACGGAGACGGGGTGAAGCGCAACCGGGGTTGGGCTCGGCACTGGCTGCACAAGGCCGCAGATGAAAAGCGCTGGGCGGACGCGATGCGCAGGCTGGGCGCCATCTACCGGGACGAGCAAAACTATGGGACCGCGCTAACCTGGTTCCAGAATGCCGTGAAGGCGGGATCGCTGGACGCCCGGATCGAGACCGGTGAGTTGTACGAGCGGGGCCAGGGCACCCCTCAAGACCTGGAGGCGGCATTCTGCCTCTACCGCACGGCCGCGGAGGCAGGTTCGGTCCGCGGGATGCTCATCATGGGCCGGACCTACCGGAACGGGATCGGCGTGCCCCGAAGCTATGACCGGGCGGCGGGGTGGTACCGGAAAGCCGCGGCCGCAGGCTCCCCCGAAGGGATGTACGCGCTGGGCGAACTGTACCTGGACGGCCTGGGCGTGCCACGTGACACCGCCCAGGCAGACCTGTGGTTCGGAAGGGCGAAGAACGCGGGTTACAGGATCGCGGAAGGCAGGGTCGTCCCGGGAGCGGACTGATCCGTCGGCGCCATCGGGGACAGCGCGTCCACCGACGCTTCGCTGGCGGACCGCACCGAGCCGTCCGCCAGCACCCCCTCGGCGGCGAGCGACACGATCATGTGCTGCAGCTGGGCGGCGGCGGCACCTTCGTTGTTCGCGATGTTCGCGGTGAATGGAATGACGCGATATTGCATGGTCTTCCTCCCGATGAAGGGCTGGATGAGCTGCGGGGAACGCGGCGGTATCACACCCGCACCGACGCGGCGAAGGCGCGCATCCCGCGGTCGTCGCCGGTGAACTCGGGGCCGGCGAGCAGGCTCAGCAGGGGGTCGCGCAGGACGCCGTCGTGCGTGCTCGCCAGCGACTCGAAGAGGCCTCGCATGGCATCGGCGTGCTCGGGGACCGGAAGCGCGTCGCGCACCCAGTCCACCAGGTGCGCCTGCAGGCTCTCCAGGCAGTAGCGCTGCAGGTGCGGCGAGGCCGCGAAAGGAGTTCGCAGGCTCTCGTACATCTCGCCCAGAAACCGCGCCGTCTGCCGGACCTCGGCCTCTCCTTCGACCAGGGACGCCACCAGCGGATTGCACGATGCGCCGGGTCCGCCTTCCACCGGGGCCGTATCCACCGGCGGCTCCTTGAGCTGGTCGGCGATCCCGCGCTCGTGCAGGAACATGAGCGCCACCACCACGCCCGCCTGCCACCCGCCGTCGGCGATCCACCTGCGCAGCTCCGTGAACACGGGCACCGGGCCGCGCGTGGCGCACAGCGACGCCACGGAGAACTGCACGCCCAGGAACGCGCGGTCCTGCCCGGCGTAGATGTGCGATGCCACGCCGCGCAGCACGGCCCGGCACGACCTCAGCACCGCCGCACCGCGCGCGGACGGCTTCTGGCCGGTGGCGCGCTCCACCTTCCCGAGCAGGCGCTCGATGCATTGGGTGTCTTCGATCATGGGCACCAGTCGCTCGCGCGCGATGGCGCCCAGCTCGCGCATGGCCAGGGACAGGTCGTGGTCGCCCACCCACGACCAAGCCGCGATCACGGCCGGGAGGTGCGCGTCGGGCTCCTCGTCCGACGACGCGGCGCGCTGCAGCGCCCGCAGGTGGCGCAGGCACGCGTCGCGGTAGCGCTCGGCCCGGCTGGCCAGCACGCCGTCCATCAGCGCGCCCAGCGCGGCCCGCCGCTGCTGGCTTCCCGAGTGCGCCCACCGGTCCATCAGGGGAAGCGTGATGCGAGCCGCGTCCATCTCACCGATGCGGCCCAGGACGCGCGCGGCCAGCACGCGCAGCGTCTGCAGCTCCTCGTCGCCCCGCTCGGCCAGGGTGCGCAGCCCGGGGGTCACGGTGAGCAGCGCGCGGCGGTGGCGGTCGAGCATCGCCTTCCACATCCCTTCCGGCGGCGCGCCGTCGCGGAAGCGGACGGTGTGCGACAGCGCTCCGGCCTCCACCTCGGCGTGCGCGCGCTTGAGCAGGCGCGTGTCGGAGAACTCCAGCCGTGTGTCGGCATCGGCATCGGCGTCCACGCCGGCGCCCTGCGCGTCGGCGTAGCGCAGGTTCAGGTCGCGCCGCAGCCACTGGCGCACGTGCCGGTGCAGCCGGTCTACATCGACCCAAGGCACCCCGCCCGCCTCACCCCCGCATTGCGCCAGCGCCAGGGTGAACGCGAACGACCACCCCTCGAAGTCGCCGTCCAGGTCCTGGAGGATCCTCCCGTCGGCGTTCTGCATGCGGCGCCACGCCTCCTCCAGCCCGAACCCGGGGGTCGCCAGCTCCAGGTACTGGTCCACGAACTCGAGCACCTGCGGCGCGTAGCGGAAGGTCGCGAGCAGCCACTCGCGCCCCTCTCGCAGCGCGGCCAGCTGTTCTGCGTCGACGCCGTCTGTGCCCGCGAGCGTATCCAGCTTCCGCTCCAGCTCGTCGGCCAGAAGGTCGGGCGGGTGCGGGGAGAGCCGGCGGTGCACGCCCTGCGCGGCCTGCAGCTCCTCCACCCGGCCGGCGCCGCCGGGGTCGGTGGTGAACACCACGTACGCGCCGCGCGCTCGGAGCTGCTCGCCCAGCTGCTGCCAGCCGGACCGGTCGGTAGTCTCGAACAGTCGCGTGACGTCGGGGTCGGCGCGCGAGAAGGCGTTGGGGAAGATCACCAGACGGTTCCTGAAGCCGTGGTCGCGGGTGGCGAGGTGGCGCACGTCGATGCGAACCTTGCGGTCCAGCGACTCGGCGAGCAGCGTCGCCTCCATGCAGCGCCCCCGCTGGCGCAGGTGCCACCCCAGGTACAGCGCCGTCTTCACCTTGCCGGCCCCGCGCTCGGCGGTGAGCAGGAGCACGCGCCGCTCCTCCAGGTGCCTGAGCAGCTCGTCCACCTCCGCGTCCGTCCCGCGGAAGCTCAGCGCGCTCTCCTGCTCCCACTGCGGAGGCACCGGCTCCACCTCCGCGCACGAGAAGCGGCGGGTGGCCGATCGGGCCTGGTAGAGCTCGAAGACCTGGCGCTCGACGTTGATGCCGATGCTGCGCTGGTCGAGGTTGTCGACCTCCAACCGGCCCTCGAAGTAGTTGTTCTGCGTGGGGCCGACGCCGGGCGGCGGGGCGCCGTTCCCAGCTCCTCCACCCTCCGCCGGACTCCCCGTCCCGGCGGAGGGTGGAGCGGGGGGTGAAGAAGGGGAGGAAGGCTGGGACGGAGGAGGAGGGGAGGGGGGAGGGGCGGGCTTCTCCGGGCCGGCGGTCGGGTCGGACATCGAAGGGATCTCCATGATTGAGGCAGGCTTGCGCCGTTTCAGCCGCGCAACGACCGTTCGAGCTCCGCCGGGTCGCACAGGGTGCGCAGGGCATCGAGCTCGTGCGGCACCAGGCTGCGCTCCAGCGAGGCGAACAGCTGGTGCGCGCGGTCGGCGTACCGCGTGCGCATTGCCGGTTCGGCCAGGTCTTCGAGCAGCACCTCGGCGACCAGGTGCAGCAGCGCCGAGCGCAGCTCCAGGCGCCTTCCCGAGCCGCTGACGTTCTGCGTGGCCCAAACGACCTGCTGCAGCAGCGCCGACAACCCGCCGGTCCCCGGCGTGAGCGCGGCGTTGGTCGAGGTGTCGGGCACGGAGAGCATGCCGGGCGTCGCGCCAGGGGTGCCTACGGGGTGGATGCCTCCCTGGAACACCGCCCGGAACTCGTCGGGCGTGGAAACCTCGCCCGCCACCGCTCCGATGGCGCGGATGCGGCCGTCCACCGCGGCGGCACGGATCCGTGCGGTGTCGCGCACGTCCTGCGCGGCCGTGTCCATGTCGGCGCTTCCCAGCGTGTGCAGGTTCGCCGCATCGCCGATCCGACGCGCGCTGTCCATCCCGGCTACGGTAACGCGCTCGCCGCGTCTGATCTTGTCCAGTTCGCGCTCTTCCTCGGCCGCGGGTCTGGTGGCCTCTTCAGGAAGGAGCCTTCCAACCTCCACCGTCCTGAGGACGATGCCGTACGCGGCCGCGAAGGCCCTCAGCTCCGGCAGCCTGTGCCGCAGAACCTCCTGCGCGGAGACCGCGAATCCGAACACGATCTCCGTCCACTGCAGCTGCCTGACGTCGCGGCCGATCACCTGGCGCGCGCGCTCAGAGACCAGCCCGAGCGGATCGCGGTTGCGGAGGCTGGCCAGCAGGTGCGGGTCGCTCACCGAGTAGTACAGGTCCAGGAGAAGGTCGAAGCGGTGCGCTTCCTCGTCCTCGAGCACCACGTGCTGGTTGACGTCCAGGTGCAGGTCCGGCGATGCGTCCACCGCGATGGCGAAGAACCGCCCCTGCGGCCAGAGCCGCTCCAGCAGCCCCCGTTTCAGCGGCGTGCCGGGAGGAAGGATGGTCCGAAACTTCTCGCCCGACTCGCCCACCCGCTCGAACACCACCACGTTGTGCCCCTCCAGCGGCTCGGCGGGGTGGTCCCTCACCAGGCGCTCCTCGAAGGTCTGATTGCTCATCGTTTTCTTAGGTTGATGAAGTCAGTGTACGCCTCTCGACCGGCTCCTTCGCTTCCCCGTGCCCCGGCAGTCGCCCCTGCGTCCAGCAGGGCGCGCGCGTGTTCAATGCGGTCGCGCTGCGCGGCTACCCGGCGCATCCCGGCCTCCACCCGCGAGCGCCAGAGCGCGGCGGTGGCCCACGCCCACGCCTCCGGCCCCGCGCCCGCCGCCGTGCCGCGCAGCACGGCAGCGTCGTCGGGGCTCTGCGCGCCGGCGCGGCACAGTTCGCGGTGCAGCC
This genomic interval from Longimicrobium sp. contains the following:
- a CDS encoding CHAT domain-containing protein gives rise to the protein MKKSKVLFFAADPHSVGDGGTPRLQLDVEVREIRQRVSTASYRDDLDFDTRWAARPGDLLQALDETHPQVVHFSGHCGDAGLVLVGSEASHGHCVGASALAQLFQAYRGDIRVVVLNACLSLPQARAIAAVVGCAIGTRTEITDAAAITFSSSFYRTIAFGNSVQTAFDKARAALAVEHFEERECPQLVVRPGLDASKVFVVRPKRRRAGLAAAGLVGAVLVGVKLLHGGGGEPFSACAWAGAPHALMAPSGSSTAGPPGVQSDLDRAKLDYEAGRYAAAFPVFRRLAKSGNPEAMGFLGVMFLRGQGTRAYPDSGVHWLHEAAERDDARGMTELGSAYQNGDGVKRNRGWARHWLHKAADEKRWADAMRRLGAIYRDEQNYGTALTWFQNAVKAGSLDARIETGELYERGQGTPQDLEAAFCLYRTAAEAGSVRGMLIMGRTYRNGIGVPRSYDRAAGWYRKAAAAGSPEGMYALGELYLDGLGVPRDTAQADLWFGRAKNAGYRIAEGRVVPGAD